In bacterium, the DNA window CAGGTCAGGCGCGGAGTGTTTCGCTGCATGGAGCCGCGGGGGACACGACGGTTTCCCTCAATGTGGACCAGCCGATGCATGGGTTCGGATCGTACGATCCGGCCGAGGCCACGATCCACATCCGAGGAACAGGCGGTACGGGCATGTTCGACGGCATCAATATCGCCGGCGAATTGAAAGGATTCTTCCGACCCACGGGGACGCTCTACCTCAGCTATCCTTCAACCGGCGCGGCCCTGAGCGCGGTGGAGCGCGGTCTGGCGCAGAACGCCGCCCTCACCGCCGCTCAGCGCCTGGAGGCGCTGGAGCAAGCCAAACAGGCGCTCGCGCAGGCCAAACCGGCGACCTTCCCGCCTGACGACGCCACCCAGGCGATCGTGACGTCGACCATCCAGCGCGCGGGTACTCAGGTTCAGGTGGTGCTTCGGATTGTGGTCCCCGCAGGCGATGCTCGCCAGATGGTGAAGGTCGTGGCGGTCGAGCCAAACGGCCTCGCCAGGACGGTTTACCAGGGCTCGCACGCCCCCGGGGAGGCGGTCTCCGCGCTGGCAACCGGCACACCCCCGTTTGTCGTGCAAGTGTACGTCGCCGGTACGCTGGCGAAGCAGATCACGGCGCCGGTCCAGTGACCGCGCCAACTTAGGTGCGCGGGATCGATTTGGCCAGATGGTATTGGCCGATCGCTCTGGCGATGTTCGCTGCGCGACGCGACTTGTGTGGCTTGCTGTAGCCGAAGTAATTGTCGCATACCACATCGATGAGGAAACGACTTGCGAGTTCATATGTGATTTGGATTGTGGCACGCAGGAACATGCGCTTCTCATCCTCCCGCACTGGCGTGCCCCAACCCTGCCCGTAGCCGGTCATCGCTGCATGAAATATGCCGACATCAAAAATTGCCTGCGGATCATCCTCCGCGGTCCGGTTGCACCACGAACGCATGCTATCACCGAGGTCGATTGCCCGAAAGTGCCTCATAATGGTGTCGAAGTCAATGATGCCGAACGCCCGCCCCGCTTCGTCAAATAGAATATTTGAGATCTTCAAATCACCGTGAATGATCTGCTTTCTCTCCGGCGCAGCGTCTGCTGTCAGGATGATGCCGGGCACGGTGGCCAGCACGTCCTCGGCAATGTGCCGCAGCGGCCGAGGCAGCTTGGCCGCTATGGCGCGGAGCTTGTCCAGAACGTACGCCGTGTCGTGAAAATGCTCAATGCTCCCCTCTGGCTCGAGCGAGAGATCGCGCAGGTGGCGATGCATCTCCCCCACGATACGACCCGCTTCCATCGCCGTGTCGGTTGATTCGATCGCATCGAAGATACGGCCAGGGATGAGGGGATACAGCCGCCATCGTCCGCCAGAATCGTCTCGCACCGCCGTCTGTCCGTCGATAGTTCTCATGAGATTGGGTACGCGCATTCCGCATTCGGCGAGATGCTCTGTGACGATGCGCATGTCCTCAAGTGCCTCGGTGGATACGATTTCATGCAGCCTTTGGAGGACGAATTCCCTCTCTCCCGACCCAACCCGATAGGTGTGATTGATCAGCCCGGTGCCGAAGCGTTGAACGCCCGTGGGAGCCGGGATGGGAAAGCGGCCGAGGATACTCCTGGGTCGGGGATGGTGACGGCGTCGTGCTCCCCGGAGGCTCACTTGGGGGAAGGCCCTTGGCTGATGGAAGTCGGGTGTGGAGCCTTCCGTTGGATGGTAGGCGAGAAATTGGTCGCGGACGATGATGAAAGCGTTGAGGGCATTTGTGCGCTGCGGCACCATTTGCCAGGGAATGACGATAGAGGATCGCCAGCGTCCTGAATCCTCAGGCGCAGAGGGGAGCCACTCGAGGGTCGGGCGAAAGTGCTCGTATTCATGATCGCGGATGCGCGGGGCGCGCTTGCAGAAGTCGAGGACAAGAAAGTGCCCGCCCGCGCCAAGTTCGACTTCAAGATATTTCCTCGAACCGACGATGAAGCACTCCACAACGTCGTACTGCCACAGATTCGCGACACGCGTGCCGGGCGGTTGCGCCGGGATGTTGGGTGAGACCTGGTGCGGCAGTACTGCGGTTATGGCCAGCCCCTCCGGAGTTGAGGACAACGTCACTGCCCCGTGGAGCCGCCTGTCGGGGCACGGCACCCCGTTCCAATAGTGGTCGATTTTTAGCGTCAATGCCTCGGGCGCGTGTGGAATGATCACAGCGCTCAGATT includes these proteins:
- a CDS encoding phosphotransferase; its protein translation is MIIPHAPEALTLKIDHYWNGVPCPDRRLHGAVTLSSTPEGLAITAVLPHQVSPNIPAQPPGTRVANLWQYDVVECFIVGSRKYLEVELGAGGHFLVLDFCKRAPRIRDHEYEHFRPTLEWLPSAPEDSGRWRSSIVIPWQMVPQRTNALNAFIIVRDQFLAYHPTEGSTPDFHQPRAFPQVSLRGARRRHHPRPRSILGRFPIPAPTGVQRFGTGLINHTYRVGSGEREFVLQRLHEIVSTEALEDMRIVTEHLAECGMRVPNLMRTIDGQTAVRDDSGGRWRLYPLIPGRIFDAIESTDTAMEAGRIVGEMHRHLRDLSLEPEGSIEHFHDTAYVLDKLRAIAAKLPRPLRHIAEDVLATVPGIILTADAAPERKQIIHGDLKISNILFDEAGRAFGIIDFDTIMRHFRAIDLGDSMRSWCNRTAEDDPQAIFDVGIFHAAMTGYGQGWGTPVREDEKRMFLRATIQITYELASRFLIDVVCDNYFGYSKPHKSRRAANIARAIGQYHLAKSIPRT